GGTGGCAACAACTTGAGTGGTGTGATATCAGAAGATCATTTCGCTGGTCTTACAAACTTGAAGATACTTGACTTGTCTTGCCCTAATTTGGAGGTCACCGTGGACTCAGGCTGGGTAACACCATTCAGGTTGGATACTGCACAGTTCGGGTCTTGTCAGTTGGGTCCCGAATTTCCTAAATGGCTTCGAGGGCAAAATGGCATTTCAGACCTTGACATTTCAAACACGGGTCTAATTACTAGGATTCCACATTGGTTTTGGACAACCTTTTCTGGCGCAGAACATTTGGACATGTCCTCAAACCAACTTAGCGGCAACTTACCCATcaacttggagttcatgtcagtgATAACACTTTATCTGCACTCAAATTGTCTAACTGGTTTGGTACCAAAATTGCCAAGAACAATTGAAGTATTGGACATCTCTAGAAACTCTTTAAATGGGTTTGTGTCGTCAAATTTGGAAGCTCCACATTTACAGGTTGCGGTTGTCTTTTCAAATTCTATGACCGGCACTATTCCAACCTCGATTTGTCAATGGCCACAACTGCGGATCTTAGATCTTTCAAACAATCAGCTTGTAGGGGAACTTCCTGATTGTGGCAGAAAGGAGCTAAAGCAATGTAAAGCATCTAGCAAGAACTCTTCAAATGTCAGTTCCACATGTTCATCTAGTTTGGGAATAACTATCCTCCTTGTAAGCAACAACAGTCTTTCAGGTGGATTTCCTTTATTCCTGAGGAAATGCCGAGGTTTGCGTTTCCTCGATCTAAGTCGAAACAAATTCAGTGGAAACTTACCTACACGGATTGGTGAAGACATGCCTTTGTTGGTAATGCTACGGTTAAGATCAAACAACTTTTCTGGTCACATTCCATATCAGATAACGGAACTTCCTGCTCTTCGTATTTTAGATCTATCTAACAACAACTTTTCTGGTGCAATACCACAATCTCTGGATGACCTCAAAGCTTTGAGTGGCACTGCTAAGGCCTTAGATCCAGATTGGGACAGTCCTTTCGATGAAATATCTGAAAACGAGGGTGTGTCCAAACTTGAGAGACAGTCCGATGATAGCTTATCAGTGGTAATAAAAGGGCAAGTCCTTGACTACAAGGAGAATACCGTATATCTGATGAGCATTGATTTATCATGCAACAGTTTAACTGGAGAGATTCCAGAGGAACTAAGCTCTCTTATTGGtctcataaatctgaatttatcaTCAAACTTGTTGAGTGGAATTATCCCCGATAAGATTGGTGATCTTCAATCGCTTGAGTCTCTTGACCTTTCGAAGAATAAGCTTGCTGGTGAAATTCCTTGGGGCTTATCAGATTTGACATATTTGAGCTATCTAAATTTGTCATATAATAATCTCTCAGGAAGAGTGCCCACGGGGCATCAACTTGACATCCTCAATGCAGATGATCCAACTTCTATGTACATTGGCAATCCTGGTCTTTGTGGATATCCGACTCCAAGGCAATGTCCTGGCCCTCCTGAAGACGAACCAACCCACGGAGATTCAGTAAGATGGCACAAAGAGGGTCTATCTCCAACGGATTTACTTCTTGGGTTAATTGTGGGATTTGTGGCAGGAGTTTGGATGGTATTTTGTGGACTTCTGTTCATGAAGAGATGGAGGCATGCTTATTTCATGCTATTTGACGAGCTATATGACAAGGTGTATGTCAACTTTGTTGTTACTTGGGGAAAATGGTTCAGAAACACGGGTGAAGAATAAGCAAGAACCGGAAAGGATGTTGTGCCATACAAAGATACTGTTACCCGGATATGGGGGTGAAggacttgatgctatattttttttATCCAGACTTGCACCTTATGTATGTACTATCTGCTATCACTTTGTCATTTAGAATAGTAAAGTGTAAAGTTAATGTATCTCGTTGTTCCATACCCCTAGTGGAATGCTGCTTTTCATATTATTAGTTACAGAATTATTTAAATTTCTTATGTGAAACAGTAAATGCATGAGGTTACGCCTAAGTACATGTTTGGATCATGAGATATATGAATCAATTTGTGAACATGTTTTTATTACTTTCACTAAAATAGATTTTGTTCGCACGCGAACCCGTCATgtgtaccctcgacaccggggATGATGCACCTCAGCTCACGTCGAAAGAGATCTGACCGGCAGCATGATAGGCAGGACAGCCGGCGGATGCTTTTGCAGACATGAAAACCCGCACACCCGGGaaggaccccgtcagggagtgcgacGGCTATGGGCTGCACTTGGTCGagtcgctcgcccctagagcctcaggATTCGCGGCTCTCTAACACAAGGAACAACGAAGATCGGGAGAGAAAAATGATGGAGAGATAAAACATAGACGAAAAGTAGTATATTGATGTTTCAATTGTGTGTTGTTCAGTCGAACATCACCTCCAACATATATAAAAGGCGGCTGAACTTCCCttacaagaaaaggactccaaaTCTCATCCAAAATCTTTCAAACTTAACCGAACTCGGATTCAGGTATGCCTGAGACAACAGTTCGGTTTTTGGTTTTTACAGGCCATACTACCTCGGAAGGGGACATGCCCAAAAGCAAATttaaccgtttcgacgagacgaacaacttccatgttgaacactttttaaTTCGGGGCTATCTGGATGACTTTACGGGTCCATCTTCAACTTCTGGTCAGATTCGCTCACAGTAGTAGGATTTAGAATCCCACACCTCGGATTTTGACACCTCAGATTTTAACACCTCGCATTTCGATACCTCGGATTTCAACACCTCGAAATTTTGTGACCTTGGATCTTATATGACCTCAGATTGCATCCTAGAATTGCATAGGACCTCGGATTGCAAGGGACCTCAGATTGCCCGATGGAAATTTTCAGCCTGATCTTCGCATACGACTTTGGATTGAGATGATTTACATATCAAAATCAATCAGCTCGACGAGACGAAGGCATTTCATGCATAAAACTCTTTCAGCCAAGGTCATCTTGAAGGGGTAATCGGCCAAACAGTACTCCAAAACCCTGAATCTCAATACTCTGAGCTCAGGTTCGGCCCCTAAGATATGGTCGGATAACCATGACCTAAACATAAAAGTTGTTCACTTCAACAACAcggaactttttcatgttgaaaaaTCTTTCATTCGAGACCATGTTAATTACGTTTACTGTTGTGCCAAAAACTGGCGTCAACAGGTTCTAAAGTTTCCAATTTGGTTATATCATAAATTAGTGAATGTTTTTTGGATAAACAAGACTAGGTGTGTGTATGTGTTGTAGCCATTCTTGCCTTCTACAATCCATTTTGTTTCCTTCGTTACTCCCCGTATGTGTATGTGTTATAGACATCCCTGCCTTCTCCAATCCATTTGGTTTCCTTTGTTAGATCCCTGTCTAGTTCATAGCTAACGAACACATAGTAAAAGAAGTTCTTATGGCTGAAGGATTGTGCTTTTGTGTGCTGCATCACATTGTCAGAATAATGTTTGTTGTGTCAGGATTTTGTACCTCCCAATCTCATATTAGTCAAGTGGTTAGAGCTATATGAGTAATTACAAAGGTATGTGAGTTATGTCTTCAGTGAATTTCCTCAGAAGCATGTAAGGTGTTTGATGAACCGGCCCAAAATATCTTTACTTCAGAAAGTAAAGAACATGCTAGCACGGAGCTGTGTGTGCCGAAGTCATGGCACACAGTTCTATTGATACAATCCGTGTGTGTGCAATGGCTAACTCATCACGCACGAGTCAGAAAAGTAAAACCGATGTCTTGCACAGGTTCACCAGACCTACGTTGTGCGATGAAGGGAACCATCGCACACAATTTGATTTACTAAATCGTGCACGGTTTAACAAAACAATTAAGAGATACACCGAATAACCATGAAAACCATAATGCCTACCTAGAGGAGACCAAGGGAGAGGAGTAGTTATATTGTACCTATGGCTGTGGAGTTTGGACCGAATTGCTTAGGGGTTCACCCTATCAAATTAACACATGAACCACCACCCCAAGCAATTGAACCACCAATTCTATCATTTTTGCCTCAAAAAGATCATAAAAACCAATTATATCATTTGCTTGCCCCTTGCATAGCCAGGCTTCTCTCGGTGTCCACCTTCTTGGGCCTTAGCAATCAATTTGCTTAGATCCCCTACAAAGTGGGGAATCTTCACTGCCTAAAAAATACTAAAGCAATGAGATATGTTTTACGGACAGATAAGTAACAATTTGGACGAATGTACTTCTATATGTCATTTGACCAGTACGGGCAAGGGTACTGCAGTAATGTTACAACTGAGATTGCTAAACCAAAATCATTGTTGGCCAGCTGGAGACGCACCCGTGACAACGACCTCCGTATATGCACCCAAACCGAAATCCATAAAAAACTGCATACCAGTTCACATTGCCCATGCCCAAGAGAAATCGGGTGTGGACCAACAGCAACCTCGGTAAATATTGATTTTATGTAAGTTTTCTTTAGTGATGCAGAGGGACATTTGTTTCGTCAGGCAGTGGGTTGTCAGTGTCTCTGATTCGTTTCGTGTCACTGTTTGGTTATACACTTAGACATAACAATTCAGAAGAACTATAAGATCAAATGATTCAGAAAAGGAATTACCTCTGTCCAAGAATGCTGGGCCACATGTATTAGTTCCTTCGGATATGTTCTTGTTGAGCTTTCTGCATATCATCCCTCCTGTTCTAGGCAGTCAAAACTTCAAAATATAAAACTGTAAGAAAATTCCTAACTTGTCATTACCAGTTCACTGATCATCATCTAGTCAATACTCAGTAATAATTAGTTGCATTGGATATCACTAATCAAGGAGACCATCAAATAAAGGAAGATTTTCGATCAAGCAAGTTGCTCAACAATGATTTGTGATGGGAATGAAGTCATGAACAACTGTCAGACTAGATATCTCCATCTCAGGGGCCACTCTATATAGGACTTCTTTTAAGGGACCGCTAAATATTGTACTTCTTATCATTATGATATTACCAAGCACCCAAAAAAATTAGTTGGTATCTCATTGCACAATCACAAACAGAACTGGACACAATCTACACATGGTCCCCACATTCCATTATATGCTTCTTATGCTTGCCACTAAATCAGGTGAATATGGCAGCATACTGTATTGTCCAAGCATAGCCAAAAGCATCGTTCACAACAAGTGGCAAACAGATGGCCCCAGAGAAATCTAATCAAGATCACACTACTTGCCCTTGCACTTACAGCATTGCATTTTCTGAGCTCATGGCTCTGTACCTTCCCAACTTGTCATGGTAGCTGGACCTAAACTGCATTGTTCTCCCTCGCCTATAAATTCATCAGCTTAGCACCACGGCACCACCATCACTTCATCACTTCAGTTCATCCAGAAAGCACAAGCTAAAGCGGCACCACTACATCTAGCCAAGAAAGGAGGAGCAAAACAAAACATGGTTAGTGCCAAGAGACTTTCAAAGATGGCAAAGAAGTGGCAGAAAATAGCGGCCATCCAGAGGAAGAGGCTCACCCGGACCACGACAGTGGCGAAAGGAGCAGCCAATGACGAGTACTGCGCCACATCGCCATCAGTGGCAATGAAGGACCACTGTGTTGTGTACACCGCTGACAGGGTGTGGTTCGAGGTGCCGCTAGCATACCTTGGGACATTGATCTTCTGCGAGCTGCTGACGATGTCCGAGGAGGAGTTCGGCTTTGCAGGCGGCGATGACAGGAGGATCATGCTGCCCTGCAATGCCGCTGTCATGGAATACACCGTGTGCTTGCTCCAGAGAGATGCCTCCACGGAAGTCGTGAAGGCATTCATGAGCTCTGTCGCAAAGCCGTGCAGTtggtgctttggaatacaaagcggggggaaaccctttttcggtaaggcAGTGTAGTGGGCGTAGGACTTAACCAGCAAGTAGCTGTTTGTTAGTTTCTGAAGAACAGACGCTATAATGCTAGCTTTTGCCCTGTTCTGTTTCTTGCAAGTTGTGGATATACAGTTGCAAGTGGTGGATCAGACATGGAAACAAAGATTATGTTACAATTTGCAGCATGGTGAACTTTGTAACAATAGAAAACCACACAATACACCGGCAGCTCATCATCTATTCTGTTTCTGATTTGTGTGTCCAGACTGAATCATCACTGTAGCAGTTTGCTTCACTGAAGTAGCACTGCCATCTGCCTCAGTGACCAGATGAGGAAGTGGACTGAACAATCACTTGAAGCCGCGAAGAAGAATCTGATGAAAGTCTCATCTTCTTGAGACTGGAATCCAGTCCCTCATCCGAACTTGGTTGGACTACACATATTTTCCGCTTCTCCCTCACAGCCGAAGCTTCTTCATTCCCCGGGCCTTCGGTTTCCACTCGAACACCACTTTTGTGCAACACGAGTCTCGGCCTATTTGGGTGGTTCTTTGTTGCTTGCTCCCAGTCTTGTCGTGTTTGATCAGGCACTCCAGAGTCAACCATGACCTCCTTGAGATGTCTGAGGTGTCTGATTTGGATGCCGGAAAGACCAACTAGACCTGGGCAGAGCAGATGGAGTGAGACAAGGTTCGGCAGAGCTCCTTGTTCGATTGCTGGCAGAGATGAAGCGAAACTTTGCACTGCAAAGCACAGACGCCGCAGGCTTGGGAATGCCCCTGATTTCATTTCAAATTTCTCAAGCTCACTTGCGATCAACTTGAGATAAAGCAAGTTTCTCAAATTGATCAGAGACGATAGAAGATTCCGTGTCAGAGTAGCTGATGAAATACACAGTTCAGTGAGACCtgacagcaaggtaacaaatgggGGTAACTGGAGTAGCTTGCCACGTAGCTTCAGTGACCTTACATCATATTTGGAATCTTCAGGGCATGGCTCAAAAGCAAGCGAACTCAGCAAGTCTTGAGAACATTCTTCTGAATCAAGTGATAGAGAACGGGCACCCACATTGTCCATGGGGACCTTGGTGAATTCCTGAATGGCCTTGGAAAGATCACTGGCGTAGTTACTTCCATTTGCAACTGGCCCACACCATATCTTGACCTTCCTCAGATTTCTCATGTGAACCATCAGTTGAAGAAGCCCTCGCATCTCTTTTGCGACAAATCCAGCTAAAGTTTTCAGGTTGCTCTTGTTTCCGGACAAGAACTTCATTGCTTTGCTCATCTTGTTTGCATTGTTCAGATCATCTTTGTCAACTGTAAACTTTCCGAACAGATGAGCTAAGTGGTACAGAATAATGGCCTCTATGGGCAATGTCTTTATCTTGGTTCTCCTTAAATCCAGGGTCTCTAAGCAATGCAGTCCATCGATGCTGCTCGGAAGCTTCGCAATACTGCCCCcaacacttagatattttagaTGCCATAGCTTGCCTATGTGTTTGAGGTGACTATCTTCCAGATCATTGCATTCTTCCAGATCCAAGACTCGTAGCAGTTTGCACTTACGAACATAAGAAATAGCATCACCTGCTTTTCCAAAGACTGTCAGAGACCGAACACGAGATAAATCCTCGTCGGAGGCCTCACTATCTGTCACATTGCCACCATGGATAGAAAGGTGGCAGGCATTATTAACATAGGCATGGGGTCTTGGATGATCACGAGACGATGTCGCGATGAACCCCTGTGACACGGACTTGTGCAGCACGAACTCGTG
This window of the Triticum aestivum cultivar Chinese Spring chromosome 5D, IWGSC CS RefSeq v2.1, whole genome shotgun sequence genome carries:
- the LOC123120844 gene encoding receptor-like protein EIX2, with translation MATTTRPSSHSCLFLILAAASTIFTVLSVHASDIPNGGCIAAERAALLSFKAGVTSDPANRLVSWHGHNCCHWSGVRCDNWTGHVTKLDLRNDLSMKDLYGFPKAPSRSLRGQVSSSLLALRHLKHLDLSGNFLGGENMPIPGFMGSLDRLAYLNLSNMNFYGRVPPQLGNLSKLVHLDISPGDSYLYSLHSMDISWLARLYSLEHLDMGSVDLKGATDWVHSLNALPSLVVLNLDWCNLQNNTPSLVHYNLTVLEELDLSYNSLDSLAASNWFWGVTSLKRLILLECGLSGSFPDVLGNLTLLETLDLGFNNINGMIPGTLKNMCKLKSLVLSYNNIGGDISDLVERLPNCSLKILQEFCLSEANVTGTTLNSLLNLTSIRIIHAGYNHLSGPLPVEIATLTNLTEMLLGGNNLSGVISEDHFAGLTNLKILDLSCPNLEVTVDSGWVTPFRLDTAQFGSCQLGPEFPKWLRGQNGISDLDISNTGLITRIPHWFWTTFSGAEHLDMSSNQLSGNLPINLEFMSVITLYLHSNCLTGLVPKLPRTIEVLDISRNSLNGFVSSNLEAPHLQVAVVFSNSMTGTIPTSICQWPQLRILDLSNNQLVGELPDCGRKELKQCKASSKNSSNVSSTCSSSLGITILLVSNNSLSGGFPLFLRKCRGLRFLDLSRNKFSGNLPTRIGEDMPLLVMLRLRSNNFSGHIPYQITELPALRILDLSNNNFSGAIPQSLDDLKALSGTAKALDPDWDSPFDEISENEGVSKLERQSDDSLSVVIKGQVLDYKENTVYLMSIDLSCNSLTGEIPEELSSLIGLINLNLSSNLLSGIIPDKIGDLQSLESLDLSKNKLAGEIPWGLSDLTYLSYLNLSYNNLSGRVPTGHQLDILNADDPTSMYIGNPGLCGYPTPRQCPGPPEDEPTHGDSVRWHKEGLSPTDLLLGLIVGFVAGVWMSNITSNIYKRRLNFPYKKRTPNLIQNLSNLTELGFSIAFSELMALYLPNLSW